Proteins encoded in a region of the Pirellulaceae bacterium genome:
- a CDS encoding Calx-beta domain-containing protein — protein sequence MLTIATFLPVQDTTLFENSTNAYGAGPDLFVGNTNAGRARRGLLQFDLSEQIPVGSVIYDAHLELFVTKSDTAPQTISLQPLLADWGEGSSSGTTSPSQGGGKGSPVTDGSANWQHRRYSSDTWSSPGGDFSSTKSASTLVSDVGSHTWQDDKMLEDIEAWIDMPEENFGWILTGDESAVKTTKRFGSRENGNTARRPVLTIDFDPPIRPLVSIEGFTADEGNENSNSHDFQITLSDFSPAPVTISYQTNSDTAIADEDFSPVSGELVFRPGDPLTQNISVAVTGDKLDEADEQFFLEMTGIQGPADFVGATLAVGAINDDDPLPKMGVESVELLEGADGTTAVELTVRLSEFSGREVTVQYETADDTAEADVDYQANSGQVTFAAGEDSQTITVIVNSDTEIEQDETFTLTLSDPENGQLTDQATATVTIQNDDFLPASPWQNKQMPEDVDNDGFIVPLDALLVINDLNNVGARALPNPPEPPNVPPPFIDVNGDDFVSPVDALMIINYLNAPPTAAKPAQPALATTTTGGSAEAIMSDHLIAAALADLDWLQELDQKRRTLL from the coding sequence ATGTTGACGATCGCCACATTTCTTCCTGTGCAGGACACAACACTTTTCGAAAACAGCACCAATGCATACGGTGCCGGCCCGGATCTGTTTGTTGGTAACACCAACGCCGGTCGTGCGAGAAGAGGGCTGCTGCAATTCGACCTCAGTGAGCAAATTCCTGTTGGATCCGTCATCTACGACGCCCACCTTGAACTGTTTGTCACCAAGTCTGACACAGCTCCTCAAACCATCTCTTTGCAACCGTTACTGGCCGACTGGGGCGAAGGCAGTTCCAGTGGAACGACTTCACCAAGTCAAGGTGGTGGTAAAGGTTCACCCGTCACTGATGGCAGCGCCAATTGGCAACACCGGCGCTACAGCAGTGACACATGGTCTTCACCGGGCGGCGATTTTTCATCGACCAAGTCTGCTTCAACGCTTGTCTCTGACGTCGGCAGCCACACTTGGCAAGACGACAAAATGCTGGAAGACATCGAAGCTTGGATCGATATGCCTGAAGAGAATTTTGGCTGGATCTTGACCGGCGACGAATCGGCCGTAAAGACGACAAAGCGTTTCGGCTCTCGAGAAAACGGGAATACAGCTCGTCGCCCTGTGCTAACAATTGATTTCGATCCGCCCATTCGCCCACTCGTTTCAATCGAAGGCTTTACCGCTGACGAGGGCAACGAAAATTCGAACAGCCATGATTTCCAGATCACGCTATCGGATTTTTCACCCGCACCGGTCACGATCAGTTATCAGACAAATTCCGACACAGCCATCGCGGATGAGGATTTTTCACCGGTCTCCGGTGAACTCGTCTTTCGGCCCGGAGATCCGTTAACGCAAAACATTTCAGTAGCGGTCACCGGTGACAAGCTTGATGAAGCCGATGAGCAGTTCTTTCTCGAAATGACGGGAATTCAAGGGCCAGCCGATTTCGTCGGCGCAACACTAGCAGTCGGAGCAATCAATGATGACGATCCACTACCAAAGATGGGCGTCGAGTCAGTTGAGCTGCTGGAAGGCGCCGATGGAACCACGGCCGTGGAGCTCACCGTCAGATTGTCTGAATTCAGCGGGCGCGAGGTAACCGTTCAGTACGAGACGGCAGACGACACAGCGGAAGCAGATGTCGATTATCAAGCGAACAGTGGACAAGTCACTTTCGCTGCCGGCGAAGACTCCCAAACGATCACCGTCATCGTGAATAGCGATACGGAAATCGAACAGGACGAAACATTCACTTTGACGCTCAGCGATCCAGAAAACGGACAGCTAACCGATCAAGCCACGGCCACGGTAACAATTCAAAACGATGACTTCCTGCCGGCCAGTCCCTGGCAGAACAAACAAATGCCAGAAGACGTTGACAATGATGGATTTATCGTTCCTCTGGACGCACTGTTGGTGATCAATGACTTGAATAATGTCGGAGCAAGGGCATTACCGAACCCACCTGAGCCCCCCAACGTTCCCCCGCCATTCATTGACGTCAACGGTGATGATTTCGTCTCACCCGTCGATGCGTTGATGATCATCAATTACCTCAATGCACCGCCTACCGCAGCCAAGCCGGCTCAGCCAGCGTTGGCGACAACCACAACGGGTGGCTCAGCTGAAGCAATTATGTCAGACCATCTGATAGCGGCAGCGTTGGCGGACTTGGACTGGCTCCAAGAGTTGGATCAAAAACGTCGCACTCTGCTCTAA
- a CDS encoding sulfatase-like hydrolase/transferase has translation MNDSQGSRSQQVVRRIGFVSPFAWIIVLGSLSSLSTECDARPPNFVLILADDLGYGDLGCYGNPVRTPQLDRLAQQGIRFTDFHSNGTMCTPTRAALLTGRYQQRFGNEFEGPLSGATQRSLGLPLRAVTIAEALKPLGYATAMYGKWHLGYQAPFLPTRQGFDHFVGLTAGDGDHHTHIDRWGHEDWWQNEQLQAESGYTAELITKHSCTFIEQHRERPFLLYVAHLGIHFPWQGPKDPPHRVKGVNYANDKWGRLKDNSNVRPHVQSMIQSLDQSVGTIIEKLRALELHENTLVLFLSDNGGYLSYGKTHNNISSNGKLRGQKGQLYEGGHRVPAIAYWPGRIQPAVRDDTLITCDILPTFIDLATEQPGAPFESDGISFAPVLQGAKIQLDRNLFWRDNGSYAVRRREWKLVTYQGQPPQLFNLLQNPNERFNLSKQHPQQVRELTDAYLIWTATVTSERQ, from the coding sequence ATGAACGACTCCCAAGGGTCAAGATCTCAGCAAGTTGTGCGCAGAATTGGCTTCGTCAGTCCATTCGCCTGGATCATAGTCTTAGGCAGTCTTTCGTCGCTCAGCACTGAGTGCGACGCACGTCCGCCGAATTTTGTGCTCATCCTCGCTGACGATTTGGGCTATGGAGATCTCGGCTGTTACGGAAATCCTGTCCGGACCCCACAGCTGGATCGATTGGCACAACAGGGAATCCGTTTCACCGATTTCCACAGCAACGGCACGATGTGCACCCCGACTCGAGCCGCCCTGCTGACAGGTCGTTACCAACAACGGTTCGGCAACGAGTTTGAAGGTCCCCTCTCTGGTGCAACCCAACGCAGTTTGGGACTACCTTTGAGGGCAGTCACGATTGCCGAAGCCCTTAAGCCCTTGGGCTATGCGACAGCGATGTACGGAAAATGGCATCTTGGCTACCAAGCACCCTTTCTGCCAACTCGACAAGGCTTTGACCACTTCGTTGGTTTAACGGCCGGCGATGGTGATCATCACACACACATTGACCGCTGGGGACACGAAGATTGGTGGCAAAACGAACAACTGCAGGCTGAATCCGGCTACACGGCTGAACTGATCACGAAACACAGTTGTACGTTTATCGAACAGCATCGAGAGCGACCCTTTCTTCTTTATGTCGCTCATCTTGGCATCCATTTCCCTTGGCAGGGACCCAAAGATCCACCTCACCGAGTGAAGGGCGTCAACTACGCCAACGACAAGTGGGGACGCTTAAAAGACAACAGCAACGTTCGTCCACATGTTCAATCGATGATTCAATCCCTTGATCAAAGTGTTGGCACCATCATCGAAAAGCTGCGCGCCTTGGAGCTTCACGAAAATACGCTCGTCCTTTTCTTGTCCGACAACGGTGGTTACCTGTCCTACGGTAAGACGCACAACAACATCTCCAGCAATGGCAAACTGCGTGGACAAAAAGGGCAACTTTATGAGGGTGGACACCGTGTTCCCGCGATCGCTTACTGGCCCGGTCGAATTCAACCCGCTGTTCGCGACGATACGTTGATCACGTGTGACATCTTGCCAACCTTCATTGATTTGGCGACAGAACAACCGGGGGCACCGTTTGAGTCGGACGGAATCAGTTTTGCTCCCGTGTTGCAGGGAGCGAAAATCCAGCTCGACAGAAATTTGTTCTGGCGCGACAACGGCAGCTATGCTGTTCGGCGGCGTGAATGGAAACTCGTCACTTACCAGGGCCAGCCACCCCAGTTATTCAACCTGTTGCAGAATCCAAATGAACGGTTCAATCTGTCTAAACAGCACCCCCAGCAGGTTCGCGAGCTGACAGACGCCTACCTGATTTGGACAGCTACTGTCACATCCGAGCGGCAATGA